In Duganella zoogloeoides, a single genomic region encodes these proteins:
- a CDS encoding response regulator — MKPLGIKAKVALATSITSILMIALVTVVQMQRVKHDFSRVLFTQQTALVARTAEELDDKLTALLEIVAFSARKQPLELGNSPERLRAYYQDRAILSLFDELVVYSADGKAIADLPAVPGRVGMDVSDRAYFKQVMYTRKPMITEPVLGKYGREPLVQVIAPVLDARGEVVCILSGVLRLYKNNFLGHLRHATVGASGYYFALTRGPKPVYVLHPDPNRLLQPRGGQLNGATTLALADGFEGTVDSVDTEGHEVLNSYKTLKSVDWVLGTSLPAAEAYEAFDGVLARLLLWGGLASLLTALLVGGLAARLLAPLVKLRNAIGALRGSTAEFVPLPVHANDEVGQLTTAFNNLMRERQAADTRLQSVLEYAPNAILVVGMDGRIETANRECERCFGYPRDQLLGRAIEMLVPAPLRERHTSHREHFFAERLSAEAVRMGRGAVLHGLRQDGTEFPVEINLSAVRTDQGTKVLAVISDVTEPHRLRVEAAARTEELERERDRAEAANRAKSEFVANMSHEIRTPMNAVLGMVYLLGNTQLTPQQRKYLNMVRVSGQSLLGILNDVLDYSKIEARHMALSPVEFNLDDTMNSLATTMTMNAGDKEIELAIAVDAAVPKNLRGDALRLQQILVNLAGNAIKFTAAGEVVVSIGLAELSSASQARLHFEVRDTGMGMTEQQLGQLFHAFSQGDQSITRRFGGTGLGLAITRRLIELMGGEIAVSSSEGHGSRFWFELPFEVLPEKGEERRRPAIGELRMLVADDSDTSRTLIAQMIRAWGWQADEVASGTEALALFRASLDAQQPYDVVLADWHMPGMDGLATAKGIRAAAPEGGQPVVVMVNAFARDRLEEISAAPEVDVVLVKPITSSNLFDALHEALVTNGETGLQMAAGQGIEGMLAGCRLLLVEDNVANQAVACGMLELAGATVDVVDNGQQAVDRMSTRQGEYDAVLMDMQMPVMDGFTATRILRQELKLTLPIVAMTAGVLEAERERSVTVGVTDFIPKPIEVEEMLAVLLRHLPKKAAAAPVPAPAALPPPARPPATVRLVATPVPATGPVPSSGPGSAADIFNVDKLMRVMGKDAKGRAVMLKMVRGAIEGGMAPADEAGTAIAEGRLRDAARQFHGLRGAVGVLGARRLIQATMDAEDAIVKEDSAAIAAGYQAVRAELQATLDQAGAWLALQPD, encoded by the coding sequence CGCACCGCCGAGGAACTCGACGACAAGCTGACCGCGCTGCTCGAGATCGTCGCCTTTTCCGCCCGCAAGCAGCCGCTCGAGCTCGGCAACTCGCCCGAACGCCTGCGCGCCTACTACCAGGACCGCGCCATCCTGTCGCTGTTCGACGAGCTGGTGGTGTATAGCGCCGACGGCAAGGCCATCGCCGACCTGCCGGCGGTGCCGGGCCGGGTGGGCATGGACGTGTCCGACCGCGCCTATTTCAAGCAGGTGATGTACACGCGCAAGCCGATGATTACCGAGCCGGTGCTGGGCAAGTACGGACGCGAGCCGCTCGTGCAGGTGATCGCGCCCGTGCTCGACGCGCGCGGCGAGGTGGTGTGCATCCTGTCCGGCGTGCTGCGGCTGTACAAGAACAACTTTCTCGGCCACCTGCGCCACGCCACCGTGGGCGCCAGCGGCTATTATTTTGCCCTAACACGCGGTCCCAAGCCGGTGTACGTGCTGCACCCGGACCCCAACCGCCTGCTGCAGCCGCGCGGCGGCCAGCTCAATGGCGCCACCACGCTGGCACTGGCCGACGGCTTCGAGGGCACGGTCGATAGCGTCGATACCGAGGGCCATGAAGTGCTCAACAGCTACAAGACGCTGAAATCGGTGGACTGGGTGCTGGGCACGTCGCTGCCGGCCGCCGAAGCCTACGAGGCGTTCGACGGCGTGCTTGCGCGCCTGCTGCTGTGGGGCGGCCTGGCCTCGCTGCTGACGGCGCTGCTGGTGGGCGGCCTGGCCGCGCGCCTGCTGGCGCCCCTGGTCAAGCTGCGCAACGCCATCGGCGCGCTGCGTGGCTCCACCGCCGAGTTTGTGCCGCTGCCGGTCCACGCCAACGACGAGGTCGGCCAGCTGACCACCGCGTTCAACAACCTGATGCGCGAACGGCAAGCCGCCGACACGCGCCTGCAAAGCGTGCTCGAGTACGCGCCCAACGCCATCCTGGTGGTGGGCATGGATGGCCGCATCGAAACCGCCAACCGCGAGTGCGAACGCTGCTTCGGCTACCCGCGCGACCAGTTGCTGGGCCGCGCGATCGAGATGCTGGTGCCGGCGCCCTTGCGCGAGCGCCACACCAGCCACCGCGAACATTTTTTTGCCGAGCGCCTCAGCGCCGAGGCGGTGCGCATGGGACGCGGCGCCGTGCTGCACGGACTGCGCCAGGACGGCACCGAATTCCCGGTCGAAATCAACCTGAGCGCGGTGCGCACCGACCAGGGCACCAAGGTGCTGGCCGTGATTTCCGACGTGACCGAGCCGCACCGGCTGCGGGTGGAAGCGGCCGCGCGCACCGAGGAACTCGAACGCGAGCGCGACCGCGCCGAGGCCGCCAACCGGGCCAAGAGCGAATTCGTCGCCAACATGAGCCACGAGATCCGCACCCCGATGAACGCGGTGCTGGGCATGGTCTATTTGCTCGGCAACACCCAGCTGACGCCGCAGCAGCGCAAGTACCTGAACATGGTGCGGGTGTCGGGCCAGTCGCTGCTGGGCATCCTCAACGACGTGCTCGACTACTCCAAGATCGAGGCGCGCCACATGGCGCTGTCACCGGTCGAGTTCAACCTCGACGACACCATGAATTCGCTGGCCACCACCATGACCATGAATGCCGGCGACAAGGAAATCGAGCTGGCCATCGCGGTCGATGCGGCCGTGCCGAAGAATTTGCGCGGCGACGCCCTGCGGCTGCAGCAAATCCTGGTCAACCTGGCCGGCAACGCCATCAAGTTCACCGCCGCTGGCGAGGTGGTGGTGTCGATCGGCCTGGCGGAATTATCGTCCGCTTCGCAGGCGCGGCTGCATTTCGAAGTGCGCGATACCGGCATGGGCATGACCGAACAGCAGCTGGGCCAGCTGTTCCACGCGTTTTCGCAGGGCGACCAGAGCATCACCCGGCGCTTCGGCGGCACCGGCCTGGGCCTGGCGATCACGCGCCGCCTGATCGAGCTGATGGGCGGCGAAATCGCGGTCAGCAGCAGCGAGGGCCACGGCTCGCGCTTCTGGTTCGAGTTGCCGTTCGAAGTGCTGCCCGAGAAGGGAGAGGAGCGGCGCCGCCCTGCGATTGGCGAGCTGCGCATGCTGGTGGCCGACGACAGCGACACCAGCCGCACCCTGATCGCCCAGATGATCCGCGCCTGGGGCTGGCAAGCCGACGAAGTGGCTTCCGGCACCGAGGCGCTGGCCCTGTTCCGCGCCAGCCTCGATGCGCAGCAGCCGTACGACGTGGTGCTGGCCGACTGGCACATGCCCGGCATGGATGGGCTGGCCACGGCCAAGGGCATCCGCGCCGCCGCGCCCGAGGGCGGCCAGCCGGTGGTGGTGATGGTCAACGCCTTCGCCCGCGACCGCCTGGAGGAAATTTCCGCCGCGCCCGAGGTGGACGTGGTACTCGTGAAACCCATCACCAGCTCCAACCTGTTCGACGCCCTGCACGAGGCGCTGGTGACCAACGGCGAGACCGGGCTGCAAATGGCGGCCGGCCAGGGCATCGAGGGGATGCTGGCCGGTTGCCGCCTGCTGCTGGTGGAAGACAACGTGGCCAACCAGGCGGTGGCCTGCGGCATGCTCGAACTGGCCGGAGCCACGGTGGACGTGGTGGATAACGGCCAGCAGGCGGTGGACCGCATGAGCACGCGCCAGGGAGAATATGACGCGGTACTGATGGACATGCAGATGCCGGTCATGGACGGCTTCACCGCCACCCGCATCCTGCGCCAGGAACTCAAGCTCACCTTGCCCATCGTGGCAATGACGGCCGGCGTGCTCGAAGCGGAGCGCGAGCGCAGCGTAACGGTGGGCGTGACCGACTTCATCCCGAAACCGATCGAGGTCGAGGAAATGCTGGCAGTGCTGCTGCGTCACCTGCCTAAAAAAGCGGCAGCCGCGCCGGTGCCTGCTCCTGCTGCGCTGCCGCCACCGGCGCGGCCTCCCGCCACCGTCAGGCTGGTGGCGACACCGGTGCCGGCAACGGGACCGGTACCCAGCTCTGGTCCCGGCAGCGCAGCCGACATCTTCAACGTGGACAAGCTGATGCGGGTGATGGGCAAGGACGCCAAGGGCAGGGCGGTGATGCTCAAGATGGTGCGCGGCGCCATCGAGGGGGGCATGGCGCCGGCCGACGAAGCCGGCACTGCCATCGCCGAGGGGCGCCTGCGCGATGCCGCCCGCCAGTTCCACGGCCTGCGCGGCGCGGTGGGGGTGCTCGGTGCGCGGCGCCTGATCCAGGCCACCATGGACGCGGAAGACGCGATCGTCAAGGAAGACAGCGCGGCGATCGCCGCCGGCTACCAGGCCGTGCGCGCCGAACTGCAAGCCACGCTCGACCAGGCCGGGGCATGGCTCGCCCTTCAACCGGATTGA